A single genomic interval of Cucumis sativus cultivar 9930 chromosome 7, Cucumber_9930_V3, whole genome shotgun sequence harbors:
- the LOC116405075 gene encoding protein phosphatase 1 regulatory subunit 7-like, producing the protein MSCLDIQQVLNDYKTKDPLTITTLKLNQKALSDINGLSLFKNLEKLDLTFNNLTSLQGLESCTNLKWLSVVQNKLDNLKGIEGLSKLNVLNAGKNKLRSMDEIRPLVGFCALILNDNEIASICKLDQMKNLNTLVLSRNPIHSIGDSLLKVKSMKKLSLSNCKHQSIESLKFCIELKELRLAHNEIRMLPNALAHNKKLLNLDLGNNVIMRWSDLKVLSSLGYLRNLYLRGNPIAESAKLDKKICRLVPGLRVLSARSID; encoded by the coding sequence ATGTCTTGCTTGGATATACAGCAAGTTCTCAATGATTACAAAACCAAAGACCCACTCACCATCACTACTCTCAAGCTCAATCAAAAGGCTCTTTCTGATATAAATGGTTTGTcccttttcaaaaacttgGAGAAGCTTGATTTGACATTCAACAATCTCACATCGCTTCAGGGGTTGGAGTCATGCACCAATTTGAAGTGGCTCTCAGTTGTACAAAACAAACTTGATAACTTAAAAGGAATTGAAGGGCTTTCTAAACTTAATGTATTAAATGCGGGAAAGAATAAGCTTCGGTCAATGGACGAAATTAGACCCCTTGTTGGCTTTTGtgctttgattttgaatgacaatGAGATTGCTTCTATTTGCAAGCTTGATCAGATGAAGAACCTGAATACTCTGGTTCTTTCTAGAAATCCAATCCACAGTATTGGAGATTCTCTGTTGAAAGtgaaatcaatgaaaaagcTATCCCTTTCTAACTGCAAACATCAATCTATTGAATCCCTCAAGTTTTGTATCGAACTTAAAGAGCTTAGACTTGCTCACAATGAAATCAGGATGCTCCCCAATGCTTTGGCTCATAACAAGAAGTTGTTGAATTTGGATTTGGGAAATAATGTCATCATGAGATGGTCAGATTTAAAGGTATTGAGTTCATTAGGCTATCTGAGGAATCTTTATCTTCGAGGGAATCCTATTGCTGAAAGTGCTAAGTTAGATAAAAAGATTTGTCGACTGGTTCCAGGCTTGCGTGTATTGAGTGCGAGAtcaattgattaa
- the LOC101218587 gene encoding probable long-chain-alcohol O-fatty-acyltransferase 5, translating to MTAHHLTLPSISAVPTVTGNQMNHGELYRLAKVWTIAIPLISYSYYFTSKIPKGIPRLLALFPVLFIFLLLPLNLRSFHLCGPTAFFLSWLGNFKLLLFAFDLGPLFSSPLPSFLHFAATLCLPIKINNNKSQIHRIGNPMVLCLKVLLLAIVVRLYDYQNRMHPAIVSVLYFLHLYLGVEIVLALCSLPAKAIFGAPMEPQFDEPYLSSSLQDFWSRRWNLMVPSILRPAVYDPTRMITSRIFGRRRAQLVGMVATFVVSGFMHELIFYYFTRAPPTWEVSSFFVLHGFCMAAEVAAKAALAWPSNIHPMLSRPTCLFFLMVTARWLMLPPLIRNGVVDEAIGEYYATAHFFKSKFILFL from the coding sequence ATGACGGCTCACCATTTAACACTACCCTCAATCTCTGCCGTACCCACCGTCACCGGTAACCAAATGAACCACGGCGAGCTCTACAGACTAGCCAAGGTATGGACAATTGCCATTCCTCTCATTTCTTACTCCTACTATTTCACTTCCAAGATCCCCAAGGGAATCCCAAGGCTCCTTGCTCTCTTCCCCgttctcttcatcttcctcctcCTTCCTCTCAATCTCCGCTCCTTCCATCTCTGCGGTCCCACCGCCTTCTTCCTCTCCTGGCTCGGCAATTTCAAACTCCTCCTCTTTGCCTTCGATCTGGGTCCTCTGTTCTCTTCCCCTCTCCCGAGCTTCCTCCACTTCGCCGCCACGCTCTGCCTTCCCATCAagatcaacaacaacaaatccCAGATCCATAGAATTGGAAATCCGATGGTTCTTTGTTTGAAGGTCTTGCTTCTAGCGATTGTCGTTCGGCTCTACGATTACCAGAATCGTATGCATCCGGCCATCGTTTCCGTTCTGTATTTTCTCCATTTGTACTTAGGCGTGGAGATCGTGCTCGCTTTGTGTTCTCTTCCGGCGAAGGCCATCTTCGGAGCTCCGATGGAACCACAGTTCGACGAACCCTATCTCTCGAGTTCGCTTCAGGATTTCTGGAGCCGTCGATGGAACCTGATGGTTCCGAGTATTCTAAGGCCGGCCGTATACGATCCCACCCGTATGATAACTTCCCGCATTTTTGGGCGTAGGCGGGCCCAATTGGTGGGTATGGTAGCTACGTTCGTTGTGTCCGGCTTTATGCACGAGCTCATCTTTTATTACTTCACCCGTGCCCCTCCCACCTGGGAAGTCTCCTCTTTCTTCGTTCTTCACGGCTTCTGCATGGCCGCTGAGGTCGCCGCTAAGGCCGCCCTGGCTTGGCCCTCCAACATCCACCCCATGCTCTCTCGGCCCacttgtttgttctttttgatGGTCACCGCACGCTGGCTCATGCTCCCTCCATTGATTCGAAATGGTGTCGTTGACGAGGCGATTGGTGAGTATTATGCTACTGCCCACTTCTTCAagagtaaatttattttgtttctttaa